DNA sequence from the Acetobacteroides hydrogenigenes genome:
ATCCTCGTAGCTGAAGCTCGCTGCTTTTTCTTTCTCTTCCATTGTCTGCAAAGTTAACGTTATCATTTTGCAGACACAGTTGCATGAACAGTCTCCAGAGGGAATTCCGAAGGAGAATAAGCGGTAGAGCCTCAATTCGGCCTCCCTTCATCCTACTGGTATGGGCGATTACCGAAGCCGAAATGCAAACGTATGCCGTAAACCATAAAGCCGCTTACTAACTACTTGTGTGAAGCCTAAAACGTCAATTTCTAAAAATATCGAGCTAAAAAAGATGTATTACTATAAAATATCATTTTCGTATATATCTTTGCACGCATAAAAGAAACCCGTCGAACACGACAGGGCACATTTAGCACATAACCTAACAACGAAAAGTAGTCTTGATAAAATAAAAGCCGCAGAGAATGCGGCTTTTATTTTTTATGATTGGATGAGCTAAATCAGCCTCTTCAGGAAGTTGTTTACGTTACCCTCGATACGGCCTTCGAGGCCATCTTCGTCGGTTCCCTTAACGAAGGGTTCGCCCACAATATTCTCGTATAGCTCGATGTACCTTTCGGATACCGATGCGACAAACTCGTCGGTCATTTCGGGAACCTGCTGCCCGGCCTTGCCCATAAAGCCGTTTTCCATCAGCCATTCGCGAACAAACTCCTTCGACAGCTGCTTTTGAGGCTCGCCTTTTTCGAAGCGCTCTTGATAGCCATCAGCATAGAAGTAGCGCGAAGAGTCGGGGGTGTGCACCTCGTCGATCAGGTAGATTTGGCCATCCTTCTTGCCGAACTCGTACTTGGTATCAACCAGGATCAGCCCACGCTGAGCGGCTATCTCGCTACCACGCTTGAAAATGGCAATGGCAAATTTCTCGAGCTGCTCGTAGTCCTCCTTCGACACCAATCCTTGGGCGATAATTTCCTCTCTAGAGATGTTGGCATCATGCTCGCCCAACTCGGCCTTGGTGGTAGGCGTTACCAGCGGCTCGGCGAACTTCTGGTTTTCCACCATTCCCTCGGGCAGTTCAATCCCGCAAAGGATTCTATTGCCAGCCTTGTAGTCGCGCCAAGCGCTTCCGCAGAGGTATCCGCGAACGATCATCTCCACGGGGAACGTCTCGCACCTAATGCCAACGGTAACCATTGGATCGGGCGTAGCAATCTTCCAGTTTGGAACGATATCCGAAGTGGCATCCAAAAACTTTGCTGCAATTTGATTTAGAACCTGCCCCTTAAAAGGAATTCCCTTAGGCAGTACTACATCGAATGCCGAGATACGGTCGGATACAACCATAACCATGTACTCGTTGTTGATGGTGTACACATCACGAACCTTGCCTTTATACACGCTGGTTTGCGCTGGAAAGGTAAAATCAGTAGTAACAAGTGCTTTTGCCATTTCTATTGCTGTTGTAGATTAATTTTCAATATCGCTTCGCCTTAGTTCGGCATAGCTGGTAGCCGTTTCCCAAAGCTTTATGCACTCTAGGATGCAGGATTGCCCCACGAAGCATTCGTCAATCTGCTCGAAGATCCACACCACCATGTTTTCGCTAGTAGGATTAAAGTCGAAAACGTCGTTCAGGTACTTGTGGTCGAGCAGGTTTATCACCCTCTCGGTAACCACCTTTTTAAGGATGGAAAAGTCGAACACCATGCCGTTCTCGCCCATCTCCCCTTTAACGGTAACCTCCAGCT
Encoded proteins:
- the queD gene encoding 6-carboxytetrahydropterin synthase QueD, with protein sequence MVRAKSIRITKIFTFDSAHQLEDYEGKCRQLHGHTYKLEVTVKGEMGENGMVFDFSILKKVVTERVINLLDHKYLNDVFDFNPTSENMVVWIFEQIDECFVGQSCILECIKLWETATSYAELRRSDIEN
- a CDS encoding phosphoribosylaminoimidazolesuccinocarboxamide synthase, with translation MAKALVTTDFTFPAQTSVYKGKVRDVYTINNEYMVMVVSDRISAFDVVLPKGIPFKGQVLNQIAAKFLDATSDIVPNWKIATPDPMVTVGIRCETFPVEMIVRGYLCGSAWRDYKAGNRILCGIELPEGMVENQKFAEPLVTPTTKAELGEHDANISREEIIAQGLVSKEDYEQLEKFAIAIFKRGSEIAAQRGLILVDTKYEFGKKDGQIYLIDEVHTPDSSRYFYADGYQERFEKGEPQKQLSKEFVREWLMENGFMGKAGQQVPEMTDEFVASVSERYIELYENIVGEPFVKGTDEDGLEGRIEGNVNNFLKRLI